CCTTGTAAATGGGCTCATTAATGATAATGAGGTTTCTCAAACTCCATAGATTGATAGGTGAGCTTCCTGTTTCCACTCCACCACGCTTCACGACTAGTGGCAAGGTGAATGATGGAACCGGAGTACAAGTGGCCTTAAACTGTGTAATGAGCTCGATCCATAGACTAGGCCGGTTGACAAAAGCTGCGGGTGACGTTAGCACGCATGTTGCACCAGATACAATGGTCAATAACAGAAACATTAGGCCACAATCATGGTACTGAGGCAACCAAGAGACGATTACACTATTTGGATGTAAGTCATAAGCTTTCCTTGCTGTTCTAACATTGTGAGCTGCTGATCCGGCTGTCACAAGCACTGGCTTTGGGATCCCTGTTGCACCTGAGGTGTATTGAATCAAGTAAGTTTCATCAGGTTTGCAACCGTCATAAGACATAGAATCCAGTCTTGAATCTGCATTTTTATGTTTGACATCTTCAGTAGGAACCCACTTCAGGTTCTGTAACATCTGGGCAAGCTTCTTGTCTTTGGAGGGCAAAGAGAGATATTGCTGAACTTTTGTGATATAATCATGGTGAGCAATGGCAGCTTTAGGCTTTGTCTGGGAGAGAGCTCTGAGCAGGTGATGATGGTTTTGTTTGGAAAAAGAAGGGTCAGGTGGGAATATGGGCACGCTCAAAAGGCCGGCTCTTTGACACCCAAAAATAATCTCAACCAGCTCCAGCCCAGGCGTGCATAAAATGATTACAGTGTCGCCTCTTTGTAGTGAGTGCAGCAGCTGGATAGAAATGGACTGCACTGAATCATTGAGCTGAGCATAGGTAAGTGTTGAGCCATTGCTTACATTGGTCGTGCCATCTTCGGACCAAATGAAAGCTGGCTTGGACCTAAAGGCTGACAGGCTAGCCCATAGGGGAAGGTATTGGTCAACAACTGGTTGGTCAGGGAAAATAGGGTCGTAGTTCTCATAATTCATATTTCTTGGTCTTGTGCTTTTTGATGTTTTGTCTACCTGTTAATCCACTTTTATAGCGAGGAAAGCGAGGTCAACGCTGGGGGATAAGGTGCGTATATCGTCAGCATTGATTGAAGACATCATATAGTAAAACTGAGCACAACAAAATATTCGTGAGAATATCCAAGTATGATCCTGGAATGATTTACCCGTAAATAGGTAATAATGTCACCTTCTTCATGTTTGTACATAATTGTCCCTGTTACATCCCAGACGGCTTTTGCTTGATTATTAGATGCTGTCCCAGCTTCTCACCGAAGCGGATTAACAATAGAATATTAGGTgaatataacaaattaaatgtTGGATCTTACCATAAACCCCTGCAAACAGTTTGCGGGAATTCCAAGGGCTTAATGCCAATAATGATATGGAATATGCGGCAAATAGATGATTAAGTCTAGGTATCGTTTGGTTAGTTCATGTCTTCAAATCAAATGGCATGATAACGAAACCCTGTTTGGTTAATGGTAATCCTGTTACATTAATCTTTGCACTTTAGCTACTAAAACTATTCTCCATCTAGATTTTCAACATTTCCGGTTTATATCACCAGGAACCCAGTATTCCCTTGCGGCTCTCAATTAATTCGGAGTGGGCCCTGATTAATTAACATGCGGCCAGATATTAGACGACTCAAGAGACACAAAGCCACTCCAACAGTGAATTGCAATCCATTAATGTCTTGTATGAGACAGCTGACAGCTAAAATAAGAAGACCAAAGAACCGGGCAGTGTGTTTATTCAATCTCAAAGCAGATTTAGGAGACCAAAGTTAAAAAGACTTTACTCTTAAGGCTTATAATTTTAATGGCTTTCAGAACAATAATTTTCACGCAAACATTTTTCCTTTCAAGTGCCTGCCTTTCAGATCCATGGATTGTGACAAACGCCAAACATTCCATCTCCAATGACAATCATTGCCCCCAGGCACAGGCCCTGATCATATAACAGACAGAAAAATCATTACATAAacattatacataaattttagaGCCAAGCaagcaagaaataaagaagaaaaagatagCTTTCAGGTTGCATGGATCATATAACCTCATGATGATATTGTACTTTACCATGTAAATCTATAGCATAAGTTAGTAGATTGGGATTCTAAGAGGAGCCAATTATGCATTACTATCCTTGTTGATATCTTAATATCAATTTGATAGTTTAGATCTATGTTGAAGATTACTTCTTTACCTAGGATACCACAGGGTAATCTAACTGAACTTTGAACAGAGGACAacaaccattcttttgaaaattaTAGAAACTTTACGGCACTTGGAGAACAATATTAAAGAAACAAGGGAAAAATAATAAAGGATATCTCCTTAGGCTAATTTTTATTCAGGCTTTTTTCCTTAAACTAGTGAAAGAGATGCAACTTCATAACAAACTAAGAATATAACTAAACTGgtcatagaaaaaaaaaaaaagaagagaatatAACTAAAGAACAGATGCTACTTTGCATAGACAATCAATCAGCAGTAAGATTGTCTAAACTTTGCATAAAACTTCATTAAATAGAATGGGAATCCAAACCTCAAAATTTGTTACAGTTGCCTTTGTGGACAGACAGGTCAAAGGCACCAAGCATGGAAAGATTCCAATTTATAGAGGTTAAGACTCTCTTCCTTACGAATCTGAGATTAGAAGCTCCCTTCGACCAGTTTCAAGGTTAGGAGCTCCCTTCGACAAGTTCCATGTATTATTCATAAATTATTCATGTGACAGAAACCACAAGGGAAAGGCTTCATCAAATTAAATCGGACTTTCCCCTGAATCACCAGGTAACTAGATTCATAATCCATGACCATAATAAGAGTCTACCACAATTCCCAGCAATGTAGCATAAGAATTCAGGCACAAAAAACTTATAAGGCTGAAAAGCATATAATGATGGACAGGTTCTATTTGCTATTTATCTCCAATTCAAACCTTGACTTGCACCATTATCAAGCTACATATGACATATAATCATAAAACGGTGATCTGTTTGAACATGGTGTCACGCCTCACGAGTATCCACAACAGTCCCAAACTTCATTCCCAGAAAAAGTGTCCCCAAAGTTTATGCAGCTTGCAATGTTACAATTTCGGGCAAACTAACATCTATTTCTACTTCTGTTTAACTCTAACTGCAGTGATGACCAAACATTAATTCATTGTCTTCTTTCAAATGCAAAACATGAACAAGTTATcattaaggtgttttcatgccaACATAAACATAGATCTAAACATGCTCTCCCAAATCCATATTACTATTCTGTAATTACTATCaagatttgatatttttaatagataatatatataataacactAAAGAACCAAGGTCAAAGATAAAGGGATAAACTGGATTCCCATAGCATGTAAATTGAAAGAAtatagaaatgaaaacaaaaaattgaatTTGCTTTACTggtataaaattctaaaaaatgttAGTTAAAGTATACCCTTAGCACCTCTATTTAGTAATTTTCGATAAAAATCATATCCTTTAACAAAGCGTTCTATAAATTCATATAGCATTTCAGAGCACTTTTCGAAGTTGACACAAATCCTGCCAGTTGCCTTAAGTTAGGAGGCCAGTTCCCTTTTCTAGATTTGTTTTCCCCCAGATAATGATAACACATTGCAGGGTATATATAATATCCATGCATGTAAATATTTAATCCTAACAGGAGATTTGTATTCTAAGACTTCCATAACTTTCTTAAGACCTAAAGACAACAAAGTAATAAATTTCAAGTCTAACAAACAGCACttgaaatacatataaaaaatagcCCCTGGTTACTATCAATCCTACATAGAAAATATAACTGTTGAAATGAATCTTCTAATAGGCACAAAAAGGTAAAACGGGGCAAGGTCATAGAAAATGTCAAATGTCTCTTAATGGGCATCAACCAGCTACTATAAGGCGAGGAAAAAACAatccatttttttttttaagatggcAACTAATACTAGTAACACCAAAACATGCAACAAAGGACacatttttcttttctccaaGAAAGAGATCATACCCAAGGTTGAGAATGCTATTAATGGGGTCCATAAGCGGGGGCTGTTGCTGATGTTGTTGCGGCTCCTCTTGTTGCTGCAGCGGTGGAAGACTAGCACCAGCAGCAACCGCGGCAGCACTCGAAGGCGCTCCTTTGGCCTCCACATACCTCCAAAGATACCAGGAAGCAACCGACCTGTATGGCCTCCATTTCTCACACAATTGATCCATCTGCGAAGGCCTTGGCAACTCCTCCAAATTGTAGAGCAATTGAACCCCTTTTCGAACCCCGAGATCATTAATTGGCAAAACATCGGGTCTATGAAGCGAAAAAATCATGAACATATGAACCGACCAAGAACCAATCCCATTGACCATCGTAAGCATGGTGAAAAGTGATTTGTCATCCATATTTACAATCGCCGAGTCCGATAATATCCCCGTCTGGTATTTTCTCGCGAGATCATGAAGGTAACTCGCTTTTCGTCCCGAGACACCAATTTGTCGCAGCTGTTGAGAGGTTAAAGAAAGAACAGTTTCAGGAACAACCCCGTTTTCGCCTCCGCAGAGAGAGATGAAGCGGGTGTAGATGGAGGTTCCGGCTTTGAAAGCGAGCTGTTGGTAGAGAATGCTCCGAGTGAGCGCGAGGAAAGGGGCATGGAAAGTGTCGAAGGTCGGAGGTGGATGGAGGTCGATTAAGGAAGCGAGGAGGGGATCGGCGTCGCGAAGGTGGCGGATGGCGGTTTCGACCTCGCCCTCGCAAGAGAGGGACCGAGCAATGATTCGTGGAGCCACAACCGCTAGGGCTCGATGTTGACTGAGTTTTGTTTTGGAAGTTCTGCCGACAGTTTTACGCTGTTCGGTCAGGGATGTGGAGGAGGAGGTCGTTGCTTGTTGGGAGGCATTAGGGTCGAAGCTCAGGTCAGGGGAGAGTTTCCGGATTTTTCG
The sequence above is drawn from the Gossypium hirsutum isolate 1008001.06 chromosome A05, Gossypium_hirsutum_v2.1, whole genome shotgun sequence genome and encodes:
- the LOC121202885 gene encoding 4-hydroxyphenylalkanoate adenylyltransferase, which produces MNYENYDPIFPDQPVVDQYLPLWASLSAFRSKPAFIWSEDGTTNVSNGSTLTYAQLNDSVQSISIQLLHSLQRGDTVIILCTPGLELVEIIFGCQRAGLLSVPIFPPDPSFSKQNHHHLLRALSQTKPKAAIAHHDYITKVQQYLSLPSKDKKLAQMLQNLKWVPTEDVKHKNADSRLDSMSYDGCKPDETYLIQYTSGATGIPKPVLVTAGSAAHNVRTARKAYDLHPNSVIVSWLPQYHDCGLMFLLLTIVSGATCVLTSPAAFVNRPSLWIELITQFKATCTPVPSFTLPLVVKRGGVETGSSPINLWSLRNLIIINEPIYKASVEEFLHVFKPFGLNPSSISPSYGLAENCTFVSTAWRNDDNSGNSCFPVFPSHNKLLPIARLASEEEEEDMDIIVVNEHTHEPVDDGIEGEIWVSSPSNASGYLGHPFLTQDIFKGRLSNKVSRCFVRTGDKGIVKGEERFLFVTGRCAEVIKLPNGKDIHPHYIETAAYNSCPQFIRRGCLAAFDVSRMIALVAEMQRSEKDNKILRNICERIRENVFENEKVDVGMVVLVKSRSVPKTTSGKIQRWAAKQYFLRGKMNALMELKFDNDGGFLRSGNGRGSYGEGEEGRAVIAEEKEEVAYSLSSAPCLARL
- the LOC107960425 gene encoding probable DNA-3-methyladenine glycosylase 2 isoform X1, encoding MGEQTPSQPQPQVQSQPPNDSSTTTQAQVQNQSGDPSNTSTAAVSTVTTACTAIVACGPTELVNVPLPTSSPPSKIPSRPRKIRKLSPDLSFDPNASQQATTSSSTSLTEQRKTVGRTSKTKLSQHRALAVVAPRIIARSLSCEGEVETAIRHLRDADPLLASLIDLHPPPTFDTFHAPFLALTRSILYQQLAFKAGTSIYTRFISLCGGENGVVPETVLSLTSQQLRQIGVSGRKASYLHDLARKYQTGILSDSAIVNMDDKSLFTMLTMVNGIGSWSVHMFMIFSLHRPDVLPINDLGVRKGVQLLYNLEELPRPSQMDQLCEKWRPYRSVASWYLWRYVEAKGAPSSAAAVAAGASLPPLQQQEEPQQHQQQPPLMDPINSILNLGACAWGQ
- the LOC107960425 gene encoding probable DNA-3-methyladenine glycosylase 2 isoform X2, which translates into the protein MGEQTPSQPQPQVQSQPPNDSSTTTQAQVQNQSGDPSNTSTAAVSTVTTACTAIVACGPTELVNVPLPTSSPPSKIPSRPRKIRKLSPDLSFDPNASQQATTSSSTSLTEQRKTVGRTSKTKLSQHRALAVVAPRIIARSLSCEGEVETAIRHLRDADPLLASLIDLHPPPTFDTFHAPFLALTRSILYQQLAFKAGTSIYTRFISLCGGENGVVPETVLSLTSQQLRQIGVSGRKASYLHDLARKYQTGILSDSAIVNMDDKSLFTMLTMVNGIGSWSVHMFMIFSLHRPDVLPINDLGVRKGVQLLYNLEELPRPSQMDQLCEKWRPYRSVASWYLWRYVEAKGAPSSAAAVAAGASLPPLQQQEEPQQHQQQPPLMDPINSILNLGGKSDLI